Proteins from one Cicer arietinum cultivar CDC Frontier isolate Library 1 chromosome 3, Cicar.CDCFrontier_v2.0, whole genome shotgun sequence genomic window:
- the LOC101497365 gene encoding uncharacterized protein, producing the protein MGKLLCDSTTVAEPFQGSPAAALPWIDSKSPPQLEAIGAVDLVVPTNLANGAFSGGWEDVVGLEELQRRHLQKLHAKGVLWKPPENEDSSSSSPSSSDLRSVVFRLSHGGEVSSDGNCLFTASRKAMELEDVDAKELRRRTVARFLKDLGSVSFEEREAIDDAIRHMYSPDLKFGWGIHVVQEVKLLAKKEDRFSLDSAIDELVHLGMQRELAAESIYKERCIPVTDGPTWAKYMLISGSPDDEYDIITLQYTEEGLLSVDENREGRAAAFGDDIAIECLATEFKREIYVVQAHGSDAMVDEENCVFFLPHRPRSEIAELPFFLFMKGTGWCGAGADHYEPLIAHPSAFVSQEKVAVVL; encoded by the exons ATGGGGAAGTTGCTATGTGATTCGACCACCGTCGCTGAACCATTTCAAGGTTCGCCGGCGGCGGCGCTTCCTTGGATAGACTCGAAATCTCCGCCGCAATTGGAAGCTATCGGAGCAGTAGATCTCGTCGTTCCGACGAATCTAGCTAACGGCGCTTTTTCCGGCGGATGGGAGGATGTTGTCGGGTTGGAGGAGCTGCAAAGGCGTCATCTCCAAAAGCTTCATGCTAAGGGAGTGTTATGGAAGCCTCCGGAGAACGAGGATTCTTCTTCCTCTTCGCCGTCGTCTTCTGATCTCAGATCTGTCGTGTTCCGACTCTCTCACGGCGGCGAGGTTTCTTCCGATGGAAACTGTTTATTCACAGCGTCGCGGAAGGCGATGGAATTGGAGGACGTTGATGCGAAGGAGTTGAGACGGAGGACGGTGGCGAGATTCTTGAAAGATCTTGGATCTGTGAGTTTTGAGGAGAGAGAAGCGATCGATGACGCAATTCGGCACATGTATTCTCCAGATCTGAAGTTTGGTTGGGGGATTCATGTTGTTCAGGAGGTGAAGTTGTTGGCAAAGAAGGAGGATAGATTTTCTCTTGATTCAGCCATCGACGAACTCGTTCATCTCGGCATGCAAAG AGAATTGGCGGCGGAGTCTATTTACAAAGAGAGGTGTATTCCTGTGACCGATGGTCCAACTTGGGCCAAATACATGTTGATCTCCGGTTCACCCGATGATGAATATGATATCATCACTTTGCAATATACTGAGGAGGGTTTATTATCTGTAGATGAGAATAGAGAGGGCCGTGCTGCCGCTTTCGGAGACGATATTGCAATTGAGTGTCTTGCTACAGAGTTCAAGCGTGAGATATATGTG GTGCAAGCGCATGGTTCAgatgccatggttgatgaagaaaattgtgtttttttccTTCCGCATCGTCCAAGGAGTGAAATCGCAGAACTTCCCTTCTTCCTTTTCATGAAAGGAACAG GTTGGTGCGGTGCTGGGGCTGACCACTATGAGCCGTTGATCGCTCATCCTTCTGCCTTTGTTTCCCAAGAGAAGGTCGCCGTGGTACTGTGA